A stretch of DNA from Sebastes umbrosus isolate fSebUmb1 chromosome 14, fSebUmb1.pri, whole genome shotgun sequence:
ataaaaaatgtgattaatcgaaattaactatggacaaccatgcagttaatcgcgattgaatattttaatctatcgacagccctagtattttttGTTGCCCATCCCTAAGATAAAGGTAATAAAAGAGGTGACTTCAGGAAAGTttagaaaaggaggaaaaaaatgtaatgttcaAGATAGAAGCCAGATGAGCAgtggggagggaggaagaaggcaACATTTTAATGTCACAGCGAAGAAGAAAGACAGGGGAGTCGAGACGATAGAAAAGTAAAAgatggagcagagagaggaaactGATGACAGGAGAGATAGGACGGTATCAGTGTGTGGAGGGAGGAAAGGGTGAGgttgagagagaaaagacacgAGCAGAGGTACGGGAATGTGGGAGGTacagcagaggagaggtggaggggcAGTAAGTCGCAGTAAgttgctgactgactgctggaACAGGATGGGGAAGTGGTGAAGGAGGCCAGGAGAGCTGCTTCCATAGGTGGGTctctatgacacacacacacacacacacacacacacgcacacacaatggAGCGCATTATAAAAGTAAGGCTCTGCGTTGAACATGAACTAGTGTTGAGTTTCCACAGCGGTGTTATTCTTCTCTGAATTTCTTCCATTAATCAATGCAGTGCCAGGTTTGAAGTGTGTGGACTTGTTGATTTAATACGAGTGAACTGGCGAGTTGTCTGGATTTCTTCTCCTTGTGGCAGGCAGGTCAAGTGTTGTGGAGTAAAATTTGTTGCAGAGCTGGAATCCAATAGCTGTTTAATTCTtggcagcctgtgtgtgtgtgtgtgtgtgtgtgtgtgtgtgtgtgtgtgtgtgtgtgtgtgtgtgtgtgtgtgtgtgtgtgtgtgtgtgtgtgtgtgtgtgtgtgtgtgtgtgtgtgtgtgtgtgtgtgtgtgtgtgtgtgtgtgtgtgtgtgtgtgtgtgtgtgtgtgtgtgtgtgtgtgtgtgtgtgtgtgtgtgtgtgtgttcatgttcatATTTTCATATGCTTGTGCTTGTGtgcagaggcctgtactacgaagtgagttcaacacacccagggtatcttctcgttatctggcgtaactaaccctaacaaacgagatcccgctaaacggtactacgacggtggttatcaacttggtaaatcaacccagggtttctccatctggctatgagcacgttcacatgaaaggggcgggctttgcagcatgtgaccaatcacagacatggacaagtctactgtcagcagagcggcacattttacaaactataatattagacaaatacaaagaagttaaacacataatcagactaaaattaacacagctgaagctgccaaatgcaggaaggacagctgacaaaagaaaaaattgccgatgtatgaatgcgtaaattaacagatttattaatttaacagccTGAAAAGTCAGTTAAGTCAGTATAATGGATGAAAAGATGACACTTCATTACCCCCTTTGACAATAatgtggcgtgtatgactatttcagccttctttcagctgcgtctccGATAACGGCGGTGTGAATCTCTTATCAGGAAtataacctgctctggagcaggttagatGTTCAGCGTAAAGTGAaaaagtgaaccaccgtcgtaggatgGAAAACCCTGTAGGGTTAAACCTCAAGTTACCTCTCTAACCATAAAATCTTGCTtggtagtacaggcctcaggtcagCTATGTGATCAAACAGAGTCCAGGCTGTGTGTAGTACTACGGGGTCATGGCGTCCACTGTGTTTAAATGCACAAACTCAAGCATGTACTctccgtttgtgtgtgtgtgacccagGCTAACTGGGCGAGCGGATCAGGTTTCAGCCTCAGCAGTCTCCCTCTTTTCCACTCTCACATTAACAGGACAGTAACTCTGCACTGTGGAGAGGGAAAGGGAGGCCTTGTGAGGGGGCGCAGCTACACGAACATACAGactcaaacatacacacactgtaaattCTTCACCTACGCTGACTTAACACATTGTTAGGCAGAGAGCCACGTTCTGCATGCGTATCGGAGACTTAACAGTCTTAACAGATCGTAGTGAACGTATTAAAAGTTGAATATTTATCTTACATCTGTAGGCATTCCACAGGAGGACATTAAGCTAATCAttagaaaaacaaactgcaggGATAACCTCCTGCCAAGTGCTAAGTACTTTAATACTACTGAGTATATTTTCTAATAGTTCTCTGTTGAGTCAAAAGTCTGTCTTGGCATGAGACCAGccatcctctctgtctgaaCGTCAGGAGGTGTTtttaaaaggtgtgtgtgtgttgttttagtaAAAAGACGGCTAAAACAACTAACCAGATTTATCAGTCACTTCCGCTCCGTAGTCCTCCAGCAGGTGCATCCAAAACACTGAgtgtattgtgtttttcatgGATCAACATGTCGCTGATAAtttaaggaatagttcaacatattGGGAAAttcacttatttgctttcttcccAAAAGAAAATCATTCCTCTATCCATCCATTAAATATAAACCTGGttaggttagcttagcttagcacaaagactggaaacggggggaaacagctagcctggctccgtccaaaggtaacaaaatccacatTCCAGCAACTCTGAAGCTCACTGATTATTAACACGTTATGTCTTATTTAGTTAATGTgtaccaaaaaaacaaagtctgaaagcATCAATTTGCATTTTtccggggggtgggggggcgtcaggtgccagactatttcttggctgccaataacttcctggagtctcttcTGTTGTTTGGCAACTGCTTGGAGCCAAGACATAGTCTGGCACACAACCTCCtgtaaaacttgtttttttatatggCTTAAACAAATGAGTTATTGCCTTtttattagtgagctttaggcagatttttttgttacctttggacagagccaggctagctgtttccctctgtttccagtctttgtgctaagctaagctaattggctgctggctgtaggtTTGTGTGCATCTTGGCAGTTTAGTTCATAAAGTTGTTCCTTATATAAGGAGGTGTTTTCATCTCAGGTTCTTGTTGTAGTGTGGATGTTTTGCAATGCCATACTCTGCTATGCAGCTCTCTCATCCACTTCCTCATCTTACTTACTTGTTTTTAATATTCTCACCACTGCTAATCAGACATTAATCTGTCACTTCTATCCAGCCCCATTCCCTTCTTACCCTTTAATATCACACCTCATCTCGTTCCCTCTaacctcctctttctctctgtccgaTCAGGGCCAGAGGTGATTCCCAGCTACAGCAGCAGTGCCATGTCTGAGGCGGCGGTGCCTGATGCGATGGTGGCCCCGGCGGTGGTCAGCCCGTACGGGGAGAAGGCCGGTGGACCCGTGGTGGACTTCAGTTACGTGGGCATCGACGCCATTTTGGAGCAGATGAGGAGGAAGGCCATGAAGCAGGGTTTTGAGCTCAACATTATGGTTGTGGGTAAGTAGCACATGTGTATGCCAGCTAAAGTTACAGTCATCCTGTCCAGATTTGGTTTGTGCTAGCATGAGTGTGTCAGAGTGCCCCTTTACACTCGGCATTAAAATGCGTTTGGGTGATCAGATTGCAGGGGGATAGTGCGTGACCACAtgaaagtacaggtgtaaatgcaaCCAAAACGCATTGAAGACGGATTGTGATCCGATCGGCCAAACTACCTCCAGAGGTGGTCAGGGACCAGATGCGTTTTCGTTTTCAACTCGCAGTGCGTTCTCAGCGCTCCTCTGATCGCTGGACTGCCGTGACTACAGAGATCACCGCCACCACTGCCACCTCAATCTGTGCTcggcgtctcctctcctcatacCCCAAACTTTGCGTGCCCTCTCCCCGTAAACGGCGGCGTTTTGAGACTGATCTGTCCACGCATTACGCGCCACCTCTCTGGCAGTGTGCGTAGTGCAGCCTCCGGAGgcttcctctcagccctttcagacagagcaatcagatctcaatgtggacactggagacacatattaataccacgtgtaaatgtaatcaggttaaatcatatctagataCAAACTGATATGCATTTTAACTCCAGGTAAAGGGGGTAAGATAGCACagttgcctcacagcaagaaagTTCTCCATACTGAACACTGAAAAGGGGATTTTTaatcataaatataatttttttttcccatctcGTTGTCTGAGCTCTGTCATCAAGTGCAGACTCTGAAGTCAATTTTACACATAGTATCAACCCGCTACCATTACACTTAAATGTGTGTCTCAAAACATCTTAAGTCAGCTGTCCTGTTATTCAGGTATGATTCAGTTTTCTCTCTAATCATTGACAAAAAATGGAGCCCCTCAAACTTATTTTAATAAGCAGCCACAACTCTCTATCTCATTAAGCCCTCATCACCTGTGATTAGACACTTTTTAAAACAGGAgctaattacacacacacacacacacacacacacacacacacacacacacacacacacacacacacacacacacaaacacacacaaacagtagaCAGGCCATCATAAAACCCACAACGCCTCCCTGCTGTACGTCTCCTCTGGATGATGTCGTGCCGGTTGGTCTTGTCTTTCATCCTCCTAATAAAAAAAAGCGTGCTTTAGAAGCAGCCTCAGGGTTTAGACGAAGTTATGTAAAGTTGTGGAGGTAATGGTAAACAAACCTAAACAAACTTGGTTTCCATGTTCAGGGGACGTTATATACCAGCACTTACAAAAAGGAGCACTGCAGGAAGGAATGGTGCTTTTTAAAGTGGAATGATTGGGTCGCTGTCTTTATGGTTAAGTTCTTCAGAGATTTGATATAGTTTACTAAGTGCTGATtccatttataattttttattgaGCAGATTTGGGTGCAAAAGACAGTCAATGTCAATGACAAAGAGTCAAGCATAAGCatgtttgtaaaaaatgttCAGTCAGTTTTTGTTTGCTAATAATTTTGTCTCGTcttcatcatgaaaaaaatcgcCGTTTTAAACAAAATCCACAGTTGTATGGCGTACATCATAAGCAAGCGTAGGACTTTGACACCACAATGCATCCCCAAGTTTCTTAATTGCATCcgcgtttccctcacttgcgtcttttccttgcgtcttGGTCCCTCCCACCTGGGATGCATGCGGAGATGtaaggaaaccatgcgaggagagaggaaacgaggaaatatgttttaagagatatgagacgttgtttcctctgaaaCGTCACGTGAAGCAACGTCCGTTTctaatgacagcagcagctgatcacagctggatcagctgtcagtcagctttaacagctgtgGAGACTTTAGATggagtttgtgtctgaactgtattaatactaataaaggCACACAGTTCtcagtggcagagcagcagctctctgtggCCTGtaacctgtttaacaaacacctgcacatgaataacagcctgcagtctgtatttatactgtggactgagtcctgttAAGAGGCTCAGGAACCATTTCTACCGACACAATGCCTTTATATTAGTTATTcattattgatattctgattgtgaattcattatttaataaccccGCATATGATTATAGTGTCTTTTGAACACTGAAAATGATTTATCAGGCtaaatgtttcagggaaaattgaaatcatgtgatgtgatgtgatgatcaGTTCCAAAACTTCCAACTGAATATGAATTTTCTCCATTAAAATCTGCAGCTGCTGGCTTCTATACTGGTTATGCAGGTCCATGTTTGCATGCAACGTGTGCTGCCTACTGCCTGTACATGCGACTGTGTTTGAGTTTACGTCTCATAAATCAGTAAAGGTCTCGATGTTGACTTAACCTGAAGTTGAACCGTGAGTGTTGGCTGCCCAGTGGGCCCCTCCAAACTCTTCTTCTTTTACCCGTGGTGATGTTAGCATGGGGCGCAGGGGTCACCAAGGGTCCCATCCATATAAACAGACGGTTGGTCCATCAGCTTCTACTATAAAGTCGCCCTCAGTCCATCTCATCCAGTCTAATAGCATTTTATCAGCCTTTTATCCTGTGTCCTTGCAAGAAAACATCGACCATTCATCTACTTGTATAAGATGAAAATCGTGTgcaaattatataattaaaggaagtataaaataaacatatttacatcCTTTGGCTGTCTCATTTCTGACACGGTGTCACCCAGAATAAAAAACTCACAGTAGTATTTATTACAGGACTTTCTTATCGTATTGCATTACAATGTACAGAGGATTCATTATTTGTGGTCGCTCAATCCAAGcctatggagtcagatcagtctcagtattaactagaatggcactcggagagcgcagacctccgccaagctgcccgagtagattcccccccccaccccctctccgtgcagcttgcgccatcatccacgtgtatttttgtttatgttgagatcagctgtatgtagcggagcatcgtaaaacgcttcattcaaactggacagaaacaaaatgaaactcgcctaaaccgtcgtcgttactctttccaacaatcaccaagtgtgcttcggtcgaactcaactgtaatttcaccccccgctgtctctctgtccctctctctactggcagaaggaaagaggcagggtgacgcgtcgtcaggtattatatataaatgtaaaagaaaatccacatataaaaaaataaggttcacaaatatatttctggtgcacacacaaatatttcttgttttaaataaatgtaatagaaatgcacatttaaaacaaaaaatatgtgTCTGcacatcagaaatatatttgtaaaactttgttatttttatgtggatttgtttacatttataaacgataactatttttgtgtgtattgaaaactatttttgtgaagtcatttaaatatataaatcacaaaatacattatacacacacccttgtgtgcattcattaataatgaaactgatctgactccatacaAGCCTCCTGATTGTTTTAAGGAAAAAGAAACTGGTTTACCATGGATGGATCCGATCTGTCTTATTGACGGTGTGTTTGGGTTGTAGTCGTGTGTACTGATGGCTTTTCTGGCAGTGTTTGTGCAGACAGACACCTGCAGCTCGTCACTGCTTCAGCCCCTAAAACTGACAGCGTGGAGTCGTCCAAACTCTCATGGATCTTGTTTGGGTTTTTATAATGTGTAGACTGTCAGGTACCTACAGTGCAAGCAGTCACCATGGTGGGGAGGGTAGGGGGGGGGGACAAGTTTAATCTTcaaatgtgtgtttctttctcaCCATCTGCCTCCCCGACTGTGTATTTTGCTTACAGGACAGAGCGGCCTGGGAAAGTCTACTCTGATGAACACGCTGTTCAAGTCTAAAGTCAGCCGTAAGTCGGTGCTGGCTACAGCCCAGGAGAAGATCCCCAAAACGATTGAAATAAAGTCCATCAGTCATGGTATGACCCTCTTCTTTTTGGCTGTTTTCTGTCCTTCTGTGTCTCATACTACTTATACtactttcttctttccttccgtATTTATACGTTTCTCTTCGTCAGCCACGCCAAAGTCTTACATAAATACTTGTGTAGTCACTCCAAACATTTACAGTACCTTCTCCTTATTTCCCTCTACTTTGCTTCTCTTTAATTACTGTAATCGTGGCTCAACCAATCTCTGACTATATCGTATTCTTGGCCTCATAAAACCAGCCCAGCTTCAAATTTGGCAGCTGCGCATTTGCAGAgtcatgcttttattttacaTCTACAACGCCTGGTTCAGTAGTAGTTTAAAAAGTGCACAGGGTGTATTTGACATGATagtatacagtgtgtgtttctttgtgtgcaGACATCGAGGAGAAGGGAGTGAGAATGAAGCTGACGGTCATTGACACGCCAGGATTTGGAGACCAGATTAACAATGAGAACTGGTACGCTGCAATTCTGACTATATAAacagtgaaatatttaaattgtgTCTAACCAGATGCTTCTTCCTTTCTCCTTTTACTTATCctgttgttttacttttccTGTTCCTGTTCTCTGTCACTCTTTATCCTTATCTTCCTCTCACTATCTGAGCCCTCCCTTTCAACtacccctcctcttccttttgttctcacttcctcctttccttctttatccatccatctcttccCTTTCCACACTTATCCTTCATCATTCCCTCAATCCATCCCTGCCTCGGTCCAGCTGGCAGCCCATCATGAAGTTCATTAATGACCAGTACGAGGCGTACCTGCAGGAGGAGATCAACATCAACAGGAAGAAAAGGATTCCAGACTCCAGAGTCCACTGCTGCATATACTTCATACCCCCGACCGGACACTGGTAAGGACACGTTCAAACATGGTCAAATATAGATACCTGAATGCACTCAAGTTGAGAAAGACTGAATATTGATTCTCCCTTCTTCTGTATCAGCGCCCATCACAACAACACTAAAATGATATCAGTGCTGCCATCAGTTGCCCTAAagctaagttcacactacaGGACTTTCAAGGTCGTCCGATCGCAGTACTGTTGACACCACACAACTGTCTTGTAATGACTTGTCAATGAGACacattgttgatgttgttggcaCATGTAAAGAtgcacttattattatttattatttatgtattaaaataataaatcctacaccagtaacttggtaaaagatattcaaaattaacagaatttgtatttattattaaaataataaatagtacacatgtaacttggtaaaaaatctttaaaaaataacagaatttttactaattattaaaataataaatcattcaccagcaacttggtaaaaaatcttcaaaattaacaggcaATATAAATCAggtgtaaaatgttttaatgcagcaaaaggTTAGTCAacatttaaacaggaattcaaattccagtatataatgtatatagtatataaacatagaatagaattgaatagatcggctccatcgtcaccgatacccaatccagctatttgagtcaatatcagcccgatatctgatccggtaccGGTGCAGGTCTAACAAaagcatttccttcctcataaactatttgtaaatatattttagaTCCTGCATCGTttacattcatatttattaCCAGCTTTCGGTCATCTTCTTCCCTGTCTTTAACgtttttgctgcatttattgGCGCATTACAGCCACCAGTAGATGAGTGGAATAGTGGGAAACCATTGGCAGGACTGTTTAATCCAAACAACGATGAAAGTATGAAAACAAGATAGGCTGGGATAGCTCTTTCCCCCTGTTCCCAGTTTTTGTACGGCCGCTGGTAGTAGTTTCATGTTtagcgtacagacatgagaacGGTATCCATctactcatctaactcttgttaaaacaaataagtgtatttcccccCCCCAAAAATGTATTGTGATGACCAAATGGTGACAATGGAGTCATGCTAACAGACCATACAGTGTATAGATACAGACCCTCTTTGTTTGTTCTCAGGCTTTTCAGTGTGAAACATTTCTCACCCCTCATATTGaacacacacgcccacacacattTCCGCTCAGCGCGATGCAACATATCTCagtccaccacacacacacacacacacacacacacacacacatactggaaAGATGGGCTGCTCTCGCCAGGCCCTGAAGCAGCACAATGTCCCAAGTTTCTTTCCCTGGATCTCTTACAGACGCACACATCTGGCTCTGATCGAACTGCATAAACTGCCGTCCCCCCTCCACGCCGTGTTGGTTCAGCGCCTCGCTGTTCGGAGCTGAGGGGGGTTTGGCGTGGACTAGCAGGAGAAATTAGGGGCAGAGTGCACACGGTCTCATGTGTCCATCAACTGATAGATTCACCGTGCGTTTTATAGTCTTTTGCATTTGTGTAACTCTAGTCGAGTGCAGCGGCCAGTCTTGGGAAAAATGTCGAAGGCAGCTGCGGATTGTCAGCCTCGATtgagcatgcacacacaaagacacgcaGTTGATCGCAGAGCAGCATTCAAGTGCTGCACCTCTATTAATGTCTGTGTCATGGCCTGTCTTTACTCAGGCAGTGGGTGTGGTGTGAATTGGCCCTCCTGTCTATGTGCCCCATCCAGCAACGTTTCATGTTGATCCAAACACTGCAGATGTCACATGGGCTGGCCAGCAGCTGCTCAAGGATCGCCTTAAAAAGTCTAacgggagagaggaaggaaggacgagagagacagagagtctgtgtgtgggtgtctggGAGCATGCAATCAATTTTGAACTTTTGTCTTGTGTGCTCTTGCATGAGAGCACGAGACTCCTCGTTGACGATGGCCAGTCTTTGTCGAAGTGTTGTTAGCCAGGCCAGAATCCGCCACCACCATAACCACATGCAAATGCTTTTGTGAAACTCAAAAGTCCTTTCATCAAGTAGCTGTTaagacacattattattatgagtatGATTAGGTCACGGATGCAGCAGTTTGAACTGTAAATGCTGTGTGTTGGTAGTTACAGTagttcctcctccatgtaggAGAATTGTTAGGAACATCTGCCCCCTGGTGGAGGACTTCTGTGTACAATACAAATCATTTCATCTTTCTCATGTTGACTCTTTCCCTCTCAGTCTGCGGCCTCTCGACGTAGAATTCATGAGACGTCTCAGTAAGGTGGTCAACATCGTCCCAGTCATTGCCAAGGCGGATACACTCACCTTGGAGGAGAGGGACTTCTTCAAAAAGAAGGTAacattttcctcttttgtttattctttaatagatttctgtattattttagggctgtcaattgattttttttctgttgaaaatttcccttaaagggagatttggcaagtatttaatattctcatcaacatgggagtgggcaaatatgctgatttatgcaaatgtatatatatatttattactggagatcaattaacaacacaaaacaatgacagatattgtccagaaaccctcacaggtactgcatttagcataaaaaatatgctcgaatcataacatggcaaactgcagcccaacaggcaacaacagctgtcagtgtgtgggtgtactgacttgattatgacttgccccaaactgcatgtgattatcataaagtgggcatgtttgtaaaggggagactcgtgggtacccatagaacccatttacatatcttgaggtcagaggtcaaggggcccctttgaaaatggccaagccagtgtttccttgccaaaatttagcgtacatttacagcgttatttagcctccttcacaactagttagtatgacctggttggtaccaatggattcatcaggttttctagtttcatatgataccagtatcttcactctatctttaaatctgagcccgctacaacctacaaatcgcaagttgagttaatgcgtttaagaaattattgtcgttaaaattaatttgcgttaacacgtaattgcgttaactttggcagcccagTTATTTTATCTAAAATGTCCTTTTTCTTCCATTAAATCCACATCTGTAATCTAGGAACATCCTCTTTTTGTCTCCCTCTTCATGTTTGCATTTCTGTGGAGCAGTAACCAGAGATTAGTTCCTGTTCTCTCTGGACAGTCACAGAACACGGCTAGCTCAGAagcatcactctctctctgttaccCTTTACTTTCTACACTTCCTCTACACGGTTAATAAGGCTGCAGCTGTTCATTCGTATGTTTTTACTGGCCGTCTTCAAGGATCTCAGGGTTTCCCCTCCTTTCATTAGCAACATAAACCCCCTGGTTAACGTGTGcttgcttgtgtttgtgtttggctgACTTGGTGTGTGAACAGGTTTCTGCATAGGCAtccattttgtgattttttgttttgttttgtttgtatacaGACAGCGATTAACGACTAAGCCCAAACTTTTGGAGTAGATTAGACGGCAGATTAGTGTTAATACCACCTTAATCTGTAGATTAAAGTACATTTGTTTGATGTCTCTCTAGACTGCATTAAGTACGTCTGTCTAATTACTTCTGCAATTAAAGGCCTTAGTTTGTACCCTTTCAAATCTGCAGCGGGTTAAAAGTTtgctttgtttctctttatgtTTGAACACCAGATCAGGGAAGAGCTGCGAGCCAACGGGATTGACGTGTACCCTCAGAAAGAATTCGACGAGGATGCCGAGGACAGAATGATCAACGAGAAGATCAGGGTGAGGGGATCGTCTCAAGGAGATATATGTGGCAGGAGTCGTGACTCTATTATCCTCATTTATGCTCAGACATGCCTTTCCTCAGAGCTCCGTCACGCTGAAGCCATTCACTCATTTTTAATGAACTTAACGTGAATAATTTCTGACTCCATTGTGTGTCGACATTCATTCCACCTGTGAGCAGGAGATGATCCCATTTGCTGTGGTGGGCAGTGACCAGGAGTACCAGGTCAATGGCAGGAGGCTGCTGGGGAGGAAGACCAAGTGGGGAACCATTGAAGGTACAACTCTCTACCCCCCGTCTTTCCTCCATATTTTACTCTTATGTTCTTTTATTAGGGGCCGGGCAGCTATGCCGCCGGTCCCTCTTGATTttgtcaatattattattattcttcctatGAAGTCTGCCTTCCCATGcatgaaaataaaccaaactttgTACATAGGTCCAGTCTGGTGCTAAACTTCCTCAACTGGCTTTGTGTGTCATGTagtcctgatggtggcgctacagcAAATACCTAAAGTTCAAAACTTTGAAAACTCATAACAAATCAGCCGTACGTGCTACAACTTCGTAACTTCCAACAAAATGTAGCTCAGGTGAGCAGAAATGTTCAGATGCTTCAACCTGGCAGGAATTATGAAGTCCATCATTCTGTTTTTCTCAAAAATTTAGCTTAATTGACACCAAACCTGCTGCATCTTCAGTCTGTCCTCCACAAACCAGATTTTTGAATTATCACAAATTGAGCCCACAGTGCATCAAAATGTTTTAGTGTAAACACTACCGTACACGGCTACAGTAAATTCTTGCTAAATAAAGCTCAAATGTTCATGT
This window harbors:
- the LOC119501292 gene encoding septin-9-like isoform X6: MSEAAVPDAMVAPAVVSPYGEKAGGPVVDFSYVGIDAILEQMRRKAMKQGFELNIMVVGQSGLGKSTLMNTLFKSKVSRKSVLATAQEKIPKTIEIKSISHDIEEKGVRMKLTVIDTPGFGDQINNENCWQPIMKFINDQYEAYLQEEININRKKRIPDSRVHCCIYFIPPTGHCLRPLDVEFMRRLSKVVNIVPVIAKADTLTLEERDFFKKKIREELRANGIDVYPQKEFDEDAEDRMINEKIREMIPFAVVGSDQEYQVNGRRLLGRKTKWGTIEVENIAHCEFAYLRDLLIRTHMQNIKDITSSIHYEMYRVRRLNENNTVVAHANGMPEHHHAAHEM
- the LOC119501292 gene encoding neuronal-specific septin-3-like isoform X5, with translation MSIEVSSKQIDNSPSAGIARFGLKRPEVSLSNRSTLLDSSSNSTTSSTIRRELSITRPHEPPAPPKRMDAQLTSTPISRIPESPQRRPELPSISPIEGPFKRPEIPVFRRPDGLVPSSAVENNNSHPPPAPSAPLPSLAEPRVERVQSPVTEPPTARPTDRPEVIPSYSSSAMSEAAVPDAMVAPAVVSPYGEKAGGPVVDFSYVGIDAILEQMRRKAMKQGFELNIMVVGQSGLGKSTLMNTLFKSKVSRKSVLATAQEKIPKTIEIKSISHDIEEKGVRMKLTVIDTPGFGDQINNENCWQPIMKFINDQYEAYLQEEININRKKRIPDSRVHCCIYFIPPTGHCLRPLDVEFMRRLSKVVNIVPVIAKADTLTLEERDFFKKKIREELRANGIDVYPQKEFDEDAEDRMINEKIREMIPFAVVGSDQEYQVNGRRLLGRKTKWGTIEVENIAHCEFAYLRDLLIRTHMQNIKDITSSIHYEMYRVRRLNENNTVVAHANGMPEHHHAAHEM